Genomic segment of Labeo rohita strain BAU-BD-2019 unplaced genomic scaffold, IGBB_LRoh.1.0 scaffold_95, whole genome shotgun sequence:
GCCGTCCCGTTTCCCCCTAACATCGCTGACACACTGACCTGCTCCCAGCCCTACGGCAGCCTGCGGTAACGTTAGGTGTAGTGATCCGAGCAGATCCCAGATCAAATCCAAACAGATCGCTTCACTTAATAGCGAACTTGCCTCACATATGCTAGGCTAAGAAACATTAGCTCAACTCAACAGACAACTCGGACTTGGAGTTTAAGGACggatatatatatttctgtgcgAAAGCCACGGTTTGAGGTTTGTGAGCTACAAAAATAACCCCCAAAACTAGCCCTTCACGACCATCGTACAAAGTTTACAACGTATAGTTTCCGCCTACAGTCCATCAATCAAACCTCAACTGAACTTACGCTGCGCTTGCCACATTTGGAAACAACAAATCGCAACCATGCAATCTACCTCCGCCAACAGAACTAGTTACCGTCAGTAATGTTAATATCGCGTAAGATAGTTCGCTTTGAACACGTAAGTTGGTATATTTCAGTCGCATATGacgtttaatgttttttaaaaggatATAATTGCTAATAGCctgcttgttttgtttatttacctCACGAGGCCTTTCGCCTAAAGATCTACTTTCCTCCATATAAAGCGAGTCGATGTTTCCTTATATGGTGATGGCTGTCCATGTATGGTGAGTCACAGCGCTGCGCTGCGATTGGTTACGCAAACCTCTCCGACTTCGTGATTGGTTCGAATCTAATTTGGCTGACAGAAAAGGCTTACGTCATACACAGCGAACTACTAGCAGTAGTGTTTGGACCTTAGACCCTCACAGTAATATTAACGACGAAAAACACAACATTTCTGGGGTGAAATGTTTGAAAAGGTAAACCACATTCACTTAAGGAACTTTTAAAACCAGAAGGGTGTTGTTGGACTGACTGCtaagtttagttttagtataaACTGAGATAAATTCGAGCTCTTTGAGAGTTGTGGAAATGAGGCGATACTCCGGGTAACCAGCAGATGAGGCTGTTACCTTAAGTATTGCTTTAAAGTTACACTAAACTCGATCTTTTGGCGTCTCATGCATCTTATGTActtagaaatacaaaaatacattcacCCATTTAATCCGTTTTCCATTTCAAACCGTGTACAAGCAACGTTTCgctctgacaaaaacaaaagtgctaTTACTTCTATAATAGACAGTCTATTGCAACAAACAGTTGTAATGTTACCCTTACATTCaatattttgaagtttttgCAGAGAATACAAACATTTACACCAGTAGTAGTAAAGTAGTGCTCAAATATCAAGGCAGTGTCCTAAAAGTTTTGGGTTTTAACCCACCAAACCTCATGAATATATTCACATTATGGACTAATAAATTTGTCAGTAAGCACAAGTCTTTACATTCTGAATTTTGCCATTTTCTTTTCCAGATTTTTACACCTACATTTAGTTTACAGCCcattatttcttatatttaaaaataaaacaatagcaTGTGTAGTCTTACAtcgaaaacaaagcaaaaccatGCAGTTTCATGTACGACTTGCGTGCTTTCTGTAAATGACTAGGCGGTTAGCGTGTAAATATCCTTACAGGAACTGTCCAACTATTGTCATGACAACATCACATAGTTACAAATTCCCATCTGCAACCGCGGGAGGTAATAACTGCAGATGAATCTTGGTGGTCCCCATAAACTGTTCCAGGAATATACCAAACTGACCCATGCATGTTATGCAATACAAGCAAAAGATTTGATTTTTGAACATGAGCATTTTCAAACACGCTTCTTATCTGGTTGCGAGCAAATGAAAATGACACTGTTGTtactgtattcattttttatttccaaaaactttacagcagaataaATGGCACAAAGGCTAtgaatgagtaaaaaaaaaaaagtgcaacttgactgaaaatacagaaaatttctTAATGAAGGTGCAAATccaattaattttagtttgttaaaCAAATACGAAGACATCAATTTAgatatgagcaaaaatgatCTCAATAAGAGGAAAACAGGGAGCGTTTACAAATTGTTTGATCATAAGAAAACAGATAATGACAACATACAGATTGATTTGCAAGCATTGCATTAAAGTACTAAGTCAGATCTCAGAGCAGCCAACGATCTCAGATCGCTTGCCAAATAAATTTCATACAACGTGGTGGTGCACGAACCATTCCGGCCTCACCCACGGCCACGTCTCTGGGGGCGCCGGGTGTGACGCAACGGTTTAAGTAACAGTGTTTGTCACAGACCATCGACACGAAACACTGCAGAAGATCAAACGCTGCTCTGGCAACCATACAGACATGTTAGGCAAGAGTTCCATTGCTTATGCGACCCAAAACCCTTGCCAGCAATTTCCTGAAAACATCACTTCTGTTTCCAAAACATTATTGCCTTATTCTCATAGGATAGGAGGTCATTTCTGCAGTATTTGCAAGGCGGAGGACGCATTCAGAGATTTCCATTAGCTAAGGATGCCATTAGATTACGCCACAAACTGTTCCACCTAACTCTGTGCGGTTCTGTTTGCTTTATCCACATGTTCCACCTATAAAACACTTTTCCCCTGCTAAGAAGTAAAATCTAGTAAAGAATCTATAAGCACTTTTTGATAATTACATTCTGTTTCTACACAATCCATGTACGAGAAATATAAAGCTTTGATTTGTTGACAGATTAAAAGGTTTGTTTGTTCTAAAAAAGgaaaactctgtcatcatttactcatcctcttgtcgttccaaactcataTGGCTTACTTTCTTATGAGGAAGACGAAAGGAAaagtttagcagaatgttcacGCTGCACTTTTCCATAGAGTGAATgagaacaaaaatacagaacactTTTTGCATTCCAGTGTGCTAATTTTTCATTGGTTTTCTCTTTAAACATGCGCTAAACGTTTATGACCATTGGTCTTGTGCACTGTGACAAGTGAAAAGACGACTTTGCATTTTTCCCATTCCACTTCTCGCAAAAGTGCGTTCTTCGTAATTGGTTTCTAACAGAGCAAAATGTTTGGGTAGTGGTCATTGAATTAGTCGTAACCAACTGCTACACCAATTTGAAGAAGTGTGAAAGATTCAAGCGCTGTGATGAAAGGGAATATTTTCAGTGAAAAGATTTTTGGCCTATTGGGAATATTCCCAATATAGCTGTAGAGTcatatggactttttttttttatttatttttttttttatgtagcttTGTCATTTGGAGCTTTTTTTGGAGCAAAAGGACATTCTGTTAAACTTCACCTTATGTGTTTTATAGAAAGAAAGTTATATGAGTTTACAACAACATAAGAttggtaaataataataaactcacttgttggatgaactatccatttaaaagACTGACATGCAGCAGAATTGTACAAACCTCTTGCTACCAAGTGCTTTTCAGAATGAAACTTGAGTGACTGTGTTTCTTTCTGGTATCCAGCTGTGTTGTTTTTCAGATATTTCTTGGTCTTCATGTCACCCTCTCTGACCTTGTCTTTCATTTTCCAAAGTAGAAGTTATTTGAAAACTTCAGTAATCCAGACAACTTACTTTTTATGATTAATAAACCAATTCCTGTTTGAAACCCAGTGAATGCAACTATctagaccagtggttctcagcCGATTTTGTTTCAAGATCTACATTTTGCAATGGACTTTAAATGGCGATCCAACATAGTATCAAAATGTATCATACAAATGATTCATCATACAAACTCGTATAAAACCTTaaattcaaaaaattatatctatTGATTGAGAATTGGCACATTTTTGGATCTCGATCAACCAGTTAAGAACCACTGATCTGGATCACAACCAGGTAGCCATGCTGTgttgaacattttaaacataGTAAGCTGCAGTACAAACATAAAACCAAGGTGCTTATTCGGTCGATCTGAATGATTTAGAAAGGGTATGGACCCACAATAATGGTGAGTCTCAGCAGTGAGCTGGAACGGTAGCTCAAGACATTACTCTGGGTGACCATCTCCAGGTCCACAACATGTTCTCTAGGTCCAGTCAGAGGTTTGGTCATCACCAACATGGCACTTACATTACTAGAGCGCTgtaaagacaaagaaaaaagcCAATCAGCGGAGAGACTTAAATCACGGTGATCCATTCTTTAGATGTATTTCATTATGTTTACAGGTAAATATTTCAACTCTGTTATGGGAAAATAATGTGAGCAATGATGACTGTAAGTAATCTAGTAAAAAATGACGActgataaataaacattttttcactGATCTTCAACCCTGTAacaacttaaaacattttaaatgtagcagGGTTGACACTAAACCTATTTTGGAAAAGGAATGTCATGGGTTCAAACACAAGTAAGTATCTCTTACAGTCTcaacagtttttaatgtttacagtTATATTGTCATGCTCAGTTGTTCAGGTCCGTTACGGGAAAATAATAGTGATCACtcttttacagaaaaatatttcCCTGGCAGAAAGCAGAAGAATACTGTCTCTAAATAATCTGGTGTTGTGCTGTGCCAGGAAAAAGAAATGTCATGGGTTCAAACATGAGTAAGTATCTCTTACAGTCTCtacagtttttattgtttacagtTATATTGTCATGCTCAGTTGTTCAACTCTGTTATGGGAAAACAATAGTGATCACTCTTTTTCTCTTGGCAGAAAGCAGAAGAATACTGACTGCAAATAATCTGGTGTTGTGCTGTGCCAGCTAAGGAAGttacaatacatttttgcaCTGATCCTCAAccctaaatattttaaatgcaacaaGGTTGACGTTAAACTTGTTTTGGAAAATGAATGTCATAGGTTCAAACAAGAGTATCTCTTACAGTCTCtacagtttttattgtttacagtTATATTGTCATGCTCAATTGTTCAACTCTGTTATGGGAAAATAATAGTGATCGGTATTTTTCTTGGCAGAAAGCAGAAGAATAGTGACTGTAAATAATCTGATGTTGTGCTGTGCCAGCTAAGGAAGCTGCAACACATTTTTGCACTGATCTTCAACCctagatattttaaatgtaacagggttgacacTAAACTAATCTTGGAAAAAGATTGTCATGGGTTCAAACACAAGTAAGTTTCTCTTACTGTCTCTgcagtttttattgtttacagtTATACTGTCATGCTCAATTGTTCAACTCTGTTATAGGAAAATAACAGTGATCACTCTTTTACAGATACTTATTTTCCTTGGCAGAAATCAGAAGAATACTGACTCTAAATAATCTGGTGCTGTGCTGTGCCAGCTAAGGAAGTTACAAGACATTTTTGCACTGATCTTCAACTCTAGGTCTTTTAAATGTAACAGGGTTGAGGCTTAAACTTGTtttgaaaacagaaatatcaCTGGTTCAAACATAGGTGAGTTTCTCTTAAAGTCTGCATcagtttttattatgtatatattgtcAAGCTAAGTTgttcaaaatatgtaaacaattaGATTTTGTGCACTAATCTACAATGCAGTAACATTTAACTCCATACATTTTAGATGTAacagggttgaagctaaacctGTTTTAGAAGAGAAATGTGATGAGTTCTTTGAAAGGTGAGTAGACTGTACATGACAGTCTTTGTCAGTTTTTCATTATGTTTACATTGTAGTTATATTAGCATTCTCAATAGTTCAACTCTGTTACAGAAACAAGAAGTATTCTTGTTCTTGGCAAGAAGTATaagaatgtatatatatacaagtttaagactgaaaaaaagtatacaaatagatctataataataataatctggtGCAATGCAATGATATTTGTTAGATGAGGTGTTTATTAGGCATTTTTGGTTCTTCAGTCCTCTAATATTCAACCCCAAAACACTCTGAATCTAATAGGGAGGGCATAAAACCTGTTTTGGTAGAGAAATGCCATGGGTTTAAATAGAGTTTAAAAGCAAGTatctatcattaaaaaaatattgggtTTCATAATATTACCAGTTATTTGTCAAGTTCAATAGTTGGTTTATTACAGGAAAATATGAGTGAATAATCCTTTACATAATACTAATAGTTTACTTGGCAAAAAAGCACATGAACATTTATTTGCTTTGATTTTCAACCCTGTAACATTTAACCACAAACCACTTTGGGTTGGCACAAATTTTGGAAGAGAAATGTATTGGGTTATCTTTCAAAGTTCATCagagttgtcctaagacaagtattgttttggttttaggacaactttgatgaaaggttttgattcacttcaaatgctgactactgtataatgtgctatttatttattaaaggcTCTGTTGAAAGTAATATGTCTAGATTTCAAGCAAGCTGCTGTGTTTACTTCCAAAATCCAAAGTATTGCATTACTTTCTAAATCCCACACCAACCTCGACAAGTTGAACAATTCAAGGATAGACATGAAACTGCTCTTTTAATTCTTTTACATAAATACTACACAATTGCACAAATTATTCTTGTATTAAAAGAAAGAAGGTTacattaaaacatacattttaacattaaatattaaatttggaTATTTTGCCCACTATTGTTTTACACACATTTGTTCTATAGTCTAAGTAGTATTTCATGCAACTACATCAAAAGAAactataattaaattacaaaaactttaaaCATACTTTACTTTTCAAgggaaattaaattacagtaactCAATActtagtaatgcattacaccGAACACTgctaaaaaataactaaatgcaAGCCTATAATCACAGATTTAGGATTAAGTGTAACTATTACAAGAAACAAAATCTTTGTCGTACAGTAATGTCATTGTAATTTGGCCCTAAGttggaaaaatatgatattaaagtaattttttccCAAGAACAACTCCCAATATAGATTTGCCCAATCTTACCCTCAGGTAGAATTCTCCTCCCTCATTGCCAGATTTGATGGTGAAGGTGTTTACCATATTGGGGTAGACACTGGTAGCTTGAATCTGGAAGATATCCGCAGGCACTGAGCGATCGGAAAAGATGCTCATGTACTTGTAGACAATGACAGGCGGAAGTCCTCTGCAAACATTCGGTGACTGGCACCTACAGCGTCTGTTGATCGACAGTTAAACAGTTAGTAAAACAGATTTGTGGATCAAATAACATCGCAACACAGAGCATGATTTTATGAGGAGACTGGACGCACCCTTCGCCTGTTTTGACGTATGGCTCACGGCAGGGATTTCTGGGATAGCAACGGAATCCTCCGTAGTAATTCCAACACATTTCATCTTCCCTGCAGTTGTGCACTGTGTCACACTCGTTTATATCTGTTAACAGGGTGGAAAAGATTCAAGCTTCAAGAGTTTATTGCCACGTGTACAGGAAACAGCCTGTTACACCATACAATGAAAAACGACAATGAGAAACTTCAGAAGCCACTTCAGGAGCCTGGAAGAAACTGGAATGTACCTTGGCACATCCGCGTCCCTTGGAGCTGGTATCCGTCAGGACACACACACTGGTATCCGCCAGGCTGATTCACACACTGGAACTGGCAGATGTAGCTTGAGAATTCACACTCATTGATATCTGGAAAATACGAATGAGGATGAATCTCACAGAATGACTTAATATTACTGCAGTTACTGTTAATTTAATGTCTGTGGACCAAATCTTGATTACCACAGACTAACACTACACCGTATTAACATAAGACAACCAAAAACAGTATCAACTGAAACATATCAACATGTATATCAATAGTCGCctacattaattttcattatcatAACACCTATAATATCCaggaatatttaaattatattatgcaCTTTATTAACAAAgtgtaaaaagaaaacaacaaccttGGCAAGAGACTGAGTCTGAAGCCAGTTCATATCCGACTTCACATTGGCAGATGAAAGAGCCAATCAGATTGTAGCACTGATGTTGACAGGGGTTTGCGGTTAGACACTCATTCACATCTgtaaacaacacacacaatTGAACATAAATGATAGatgatgaaattaaaaatgagaGTTCATgagtaataaacaaaataactggCCACTGCCAATTGCCAGTCCCTCAGAATGTAACACTAATAACGGcacttatttaaaacaacaggtAGTATAATCCAAAACACACATCTTTTCTGCACTCCTAATCATTCTTTGGTATGTCTGGCGAGGTTTCCAGCTTCGTTCTGGAGCACAGAAAGTGTCCTTTCAAGCTGTGAGGGCCATCGTGGGTGGTCTGCGCTTATCTGCCAGGTTTGGTCAAGTAACTATATACAAAGGCCTAAGAATAGGCCAGTTTTCTGTGATTCATATACAGACTATTGGATGTGCAACACGTGTGAGTGCAAAACGGCCTCGTCCAAACAAGGCAGATTCTTCCTTGGCTCCTAACTGACCTATTTGAGGCATTAATGGGAGAATAATGTCAACGCACAGATCCGAAGACCCCCGGGAGGCCTCTTGCCGAGTGTTTCCAAAGCTTTGCCGACCAGCGTTTGGGCCCTTTCAGGGGGTTCAGCGTTGCTGATAGCCAAACTGGCCGGAAAAAATGAGCCGAGATATTGCGGGCGAGAGTTCAGACGAAAAACGTGCTGTCTTCTTGCCCACGTCTTTGAAAGAGACACACCTGGAGTCTGTGATCACCCACATGACGGTGATTTGATTCCAGCAAACCGGTGTAAGATTCCAGAGGAATCACTGCCAAGGCGCTTCTGAAAGAGACTGgccaaaaatatgtaaacactGCAGAAGGCTGACTCTCTTTTGCGGGAAGAGGCCCGAGCTAATTGTTGACTCATTTTAAAGGGCTGAGAGATGCATGTCCTGACCCATACTTCCTTAAACAAAACCACATAAACTCTAGTAGCTGTTTGATAACAGAAAGCATAGTGGATGAAGGGCCATTTGACCCAGGATTAGTCTCCGAAAGCATGTGTGCGAATCGACCAACAGTTCATTTACTGAATGTAAGAATACTGCACACAACAATGGCTGAAATTGTCCATTTTAATAGAGTGGTTTGCACTACACACTAGCCTGGAGACAAAGTCTGTCAAGAGACAAAGCTcgtcaaaaaacaaacaaacaaaaaactactaCTCATTaggtaataataatatgtatgtaataagtaataatatatGCATgaaattgataaaataaattattaatataaaattattaatatattaatttattattacattatattaaatgttgataataataataataataataataatattttactttattattatattaaattaaattcattaatgtatttatttcttaggttttatatatatatatatatatatatatatgtatttgaaGAAATGTTGTCTGCCAGAAAAGTCATGTGGTGGAACCAACATGCATATTCAGTCAAGGAGAGGACAAGGTCAAtaagtatttttactttttttttttttttttttgacaaggtTCAGGTTgttaaatgtcatgtggtgcaacttcccaaaaatgtaatacaattcATGATGTCACTGTAAGTTGCATCAAATGTAGGTTTTCCCCTTTTGCTTATTtcttaggtaaaaaaaaaaaaaaaaaagagagagagaaactgcTTCAGTTTTGAAAACGTTTGCCATTGTAGTGTGACCAACAAGcacatgcagaaaaaaaaaatcataaaatcaaattaaataagagAAGACAAGTATCagtaagtattttaaaatatccgAAAATCTGACAAGGCTAGACAAGGTTAGTTCAGATTGTTAAATTTCATGTGGTGCAGCTTCCCGAAAATGTgacaaaatttaattaattataatactgTTAGTTGCTTTTGAAAAACCCTATTAAGTAGTCAGTTtcaatgaattaattatttttttccaattgtttatttcttagaaaaaaaacaaaaacaaaactgctttcattttgaaaagttttgcCGTCGAATGAAAGTCATGTGGTGCATCCAACAAGcacatgcagaaaaaaaaaaataaaataggaaattATATAAGAGAAAACAACTATCagcaagtattttaaaatatcagaaaATCTAATAAGGTACGGATGTTTAAGGTTGTTAAATTTCATGTGGTGCAACAAAATTCATGATATTACTCTTAGttgcatttaaatttagttagtaaaaaaaaaaccttatttgTTATTCTGttataagtaataaaaatatgtgtgtgtatatatatatatatatatatatttttttttttttttttttttttttttttttttatatttcttagaaaaaatgaacaaaactgcTATAGTTTTGGAAGTTTTGCTGTTGAATAAAAGTCTTGTGGTGCGACCAACAAACacatggagagaaaaaaaaataggaaattaTATAAGAGAGGACAGGTATGAGtaggtattttaaaatatcagaaaATCAGACAAGGCAAGGTTAGTTCAGGTTGTTAAATGTCATGCGGTGCATCTTCCCCAAAATGTGACAAAATTTAATGAATGATAATACTGCATTTGAAAAACcctattaaaatgcaaaaaaaaaaatatatatatatataatatttgcattattgttagttgcattaaatttaattagTGAAAAACCCTTATTAAGTAGTCTGTTTCAATTAATTCGTTTTTccttttgattatttcttagaagaaaatgaacaaaaatggcattaaattaaagtcatgtggtgtgaccaaCAAGCACatgcagaaaaattaaaacataaaattgtaAGTGAGGACAAGTATTagtaagaattttaaaatattggaaAATCTGACAAGGCAATGTTAGTTCTGATTGTTAAATGTCATGCGGTGCAACTTTccaaaaatgcatatatatatatatatatatatatatatatatatacacaaactatatatatatatatatatatatatatatatatatattcttagaaaaaaaaaaaatatatatatatatatatatatatatatatatatatatatatatgttgtagTTCAACAAACAACTGGTacgtacaataataataactttagaaaatgtcatttaaaatatcGGAAAATCTGACAGTGCAAGATTAATTCAAGTTgttaaatgtcatgtggtgcaactctacaaaaacacaatgaaatttAAGAATTAAGTATTTATGAATAATTCATGTAAAAATACTTTTcactttgaaaaatgtattcaaaacattttatgtgaatataatgACTTTTGACAGTTATACCAGatgacattttaaactttttttgaaagtgGTATAAAAGTTGCTACTGCTGCATTTTAGTCCTAAACCATATGATCCAACAGCAAGACCACAACCAAACCAATGCTAACCagtaaaaacaaactttgaCTAGCAGTAAAATAGACAGCCATTCAGCAGGGGTGGAATCAGTTATCAAGCATTACAGTAAACAGAATCAGTGCAAACAACTGCTCATAGTatctaataaaatgatttaagattgggaaacaaatatattattctTTTTGGATGACATGTTAAGTTGGCATGTCTTTGCAATTCATGTCTTTCAGTCTCATCATGAATGGTTTATGCAATCTAAATTGTTTGCTTCTAGCACCGAGTTTGTGCGTGCTGCAACATGACTGAAACCTCTATCAAGTTGGGAAAGAATTAGCACCtttagcacacacacaaaaattgttttatcCACCAGATAGAAAAAGACAGACCTAGAGGAAGCAGATTTCTGGCACTGCATCCTCTGAACAGACACAGTGACTTCCCAAAGAATGACATAATAACTTCCCAAGAGGTCAGGGCAGTCAGCTTGCTAACACATTCTGCACATAGAGATCATCTTCCGTTGAGTATTTCAGATATGGCCTCTTAGAATTAACTGTGTATGTTgacaaaatgaatattttacaaACTACATTTATATGGCTAATATTTCAGATGCTGGAAGCCTAAAAGCTATAGGCTAAAAAGCTATGGGATATAAAGCTTAATAACAAGTTATATCAAGTTATATCTTGTGAtaacgagtttatatctcacagtatATATGTCTCGATTCTGAGCTTATATCTCATGATTCCTGCTATTCTGAGGTTACATCTCacgattctgagtttatatattgggattctgagtttatatcttgggattctgagcttatatctcacgattccgagtttatatctcataattccgagtttatatctcacaattccgagctTATATCTCATGATTccaagcttatatctcacaattctgagcttatatctcacaattctgagcttACATCTCGCGATTccgagcttatatctcacaattccgaatTTATATTGTGATTCTGAGCATAAATCTTGCGATTCTGGGCTGATATCTTGtgattccgagtttatatctcataattccgagtttatatcttgtgattctgagtttatattttgcgaTTCCGAGCTTATATCTCATgattctgagttcatatctcactattccgagtttatatctcacaattccaggcttatatcttgcaattctgagtttatttcttgcatttctgagcttatatctcacaattctgatctTACATCTCGCGATTCTTTAatatttgcaattctgagttcatatctcacaattctgagtttatatcttttgattgcgagtttatatctctcaattcatAGCTTATTTCTTGTGattctgagtttatacctcGCAATGCTGagcttatatctcgcaattctgagtctAATCCAGCAGGGAATGGGACAGCTATTGCTCACCTCTGCAGTAGTTCTGAGCGTCCAGCATGAAACCCACACTACACTGCAGTGTATGTGACGAGCCATGAATGACTCTTGAGTATTCACTCCTGGAGACGGGGGCTACAGGCTGAACTTCACCTCTTCCCACTGGGGGGGCAGTAGTCGGCTCTTCCTCGCCGTTACTGATGATTATCCGAGCATTGTGAGGAAGGCAGAGGTAGCCACCAAAATGGTTGACACATTTCATTCCCCCTTTGCAGGCTTCCTGCACTGTCTTGCACTCATCTATATCTGTGAGGAAAGACACAAAAGTAGTTATCttcaaaaactacatttttccATGAATATCTATCTATGCAGTATGCTAATGCTGCATACactgagcagtaaatcagcatggCTGCTCTACTGGTGTAGTGCTAATGCTTAAGCTATCAAGACACCAATATGAGAGGAGAAGAGCTGTTACCTTTACAGCTTTGTTTTTCA
This window contains:
- the si:ch73-173h19.3 gene encoding EGF-containing fibulin-like extracellular matrix protein 1 — encoded protein: MLGICLCLSVAVHLAVSQEADAHEPVIYTCTEGYEFDYEKQSCKDIDECKTVQEACKGGMKCVNHFGGYLCLPHNARIIISNGEEEPTTAPPVGRGEVQPVAPVSRSEYSRVIHGSSHTLQCSVGFMLDAQNYCRDVNECLTANPCQHQCYNLIGSFICQCEVGYELASDSVSCQDINECEFSSYICQFQCVNQPGGYQCVCPDGYQLQGTRMCQDINECDTVHNCREDEMCWNYYGGFRCYPRNPCREPYVKTGEGRCRCQSPNVCRGLPPVIVYKYMSIFSDRSVPADIFQIQATSVYPNMVNTFTIKSGNEGGEFYLRRSSNVSAMLVMTKPLTGPREHVVDLEMVTQSNVLSYRSSSLLRLTIIVGPYPF